The genomic region TCTTCTCCTCTTCTTCTTCTGTTTAGACATATTGTTCATCTTCCCTTCTTCTTCTCTTCACAACGGCACAACGGATTGAGGTCCCCAAATCACTCCACATCTTCCTCTTGTTGTTGAGGGGTGAGTTTTGATTTATTATTCTTCCCCTCCTCCTCGacaacatcatcatcatcatcatgtTTACACAAAAATCCACTTTCCAGCAGGAGGATCCATCGATTGATTGAGTTTAATTTTGATATCTGAATTATTGGGTTTTACTTGTTGTGTGTGTCTTGCCACAAATCTTCCTTTGCTGTGTTATATATATAGGCTTCAGGTCGTTTATCTTCTACTCTGCCTGTATACTTCCTATTGGGCCCCCAACCCTTTTTCCGGCTTTGTTtccaaatatttatttatttagttttcaaaaatattatatattatataggTGATATGATATGATATATAGGTGTTTGAATAATAGTAGAAGAAGAAAAATTATTATAGAGGGGACTGGTCTTAGTACGatcataaataaaatataatttattattcTACTATTATTCAACAACACCATATTTTTATTTATGAAtacaataaaatattattttatttagttttaaaaaaatattattttatttagttttaaaactaaaaaatagtattttgaaaactaaataaataaatatttggaAACAAAGCCCGAAAAAGGGTTGGGCGGCCCAATAGGAAGTATACAGGCAGTAGAAGATAAACGACCtgaagcctatatatatatacacagcaAAGGAAGATTTGTGGCAAGACACACAACAAGTAAAACCCAGAATAATTCAGATATCAAAATTAAACTCAATCAATCGATGGATCCTCCTGCTGGAAAGTGGATTTTGTGTAAacatgatgatgatgatgatgttgtCGAGGAGGAGGGAAGAATAAATCAAAATCATCACCCATCAACAACAAGAGGAAGATGTGGAGTGATTTGGGGACCTCAATCCGTTGTGCCgttgtgaagaagaagaagaggaagatgAACAATATGTCTAAACAAGAAGAGAAGAGGAGAAGATATCTAATCTTTACactaaatcatcatcatcatcatctaatAAGAGAAAGAGGAAccaatcatcatcatcatcatctaatAAGAGAAAGAGGAACCATTTAACTTCTCTTAATAGGAACAAGAGGCGCAACAAAAAGATGCTCAACTATACGACTAGAGAACAACATCATAacaaatcatcatcatcatccagtagtaaaaataatgatgATGTGTATAAGGCCATCCGATATGTTAGAAAAGAAAGATGAATTGTGACCAGGACACAATCCTATCCAAGAATAAGAGGAACAATCCGGGCAAAGCAAAAACAGACAAGGTGCACAATACTAGTTGCAACATTATTAAAATTGGTGATACAGTCGATTTGTCGGCCCTTTTATTCACCAAAAAAAGGAATTTTCTTATCAAATCCAACCAACAGCGGGTTAAGGCCAAGGATCTGTCAGGCAAGTTTGTTGTTTTATATTTTATGACACTCGCAGCTTATTACGACGATTTGGGCACAGTGTCAAAACACTTGGTGGATATACATAAGTTACAGCCCAAAGGTGATTTCGAGATCGTCCTTGTTGCAATTAATGATCATTTTTCTCCCGATCCTCATCAAATTTTTATGAAAATGTTTTCCACAATGCCATGGCCTGCCATTCCGTTTTCAGATTTAGAATGCAGGAAATGCCTTGAAAACCTGTTTAACAATTATCACAGAATGCCTTGTTCTGTAATCATTGACCCAACAGGTTTTGTTTTGCAATATGATGCCGACCCTTTGTTTCTCAGGTACGGAGCTGCTGCTTATCCTTTTACCAACGAAAGAATACAATCCATCAATTCGGAAGATAATTTACTTATGCAGCAGCCTCTTTCCATTCAAAAACTCTTGGCCACTCCTGAACGTGATTATCTCGTCAACAACAATGGAGACCAGGTATGCATGCTAAATCACCATTTTTTGATTTTAACGATATTAGAAATTTGTCTGTTTTGTTGTTAAGAAAACAGACAAATTTGTCTGTTTTCTTAACAAAAAATAAAGATATTTGTCTGTTTTGCATAGTTATTAAGACGTTGCTTAGTCGTCGTCTAGGCTGAAATCAACCGTCTTGATTCTACTAGGTTAGGCGAATTAGGCAGAGTCTAGGTGAGCGACACCTAGGCGTACATTAGGAGATTTAGGCAATCAGCTATACGTAAATGTGTGCTTTTTTTAATATATGATTTGATTTTGCCTATTTTCGTCTTTAAGTGGTTAAATTTATAAAGTTGTACAATCAAGTATTGAACCATCATACTTCTAACAAGAGTCTCaaaattaaacaaacaaaagttAGTAAAATCTATTTGTTTCAATCAAATAGACTAATCTTTAAATTAATAATGTAATTATTGTTAGAATCAATTAAAATGTATGCACATAAATATCTAATATATACGCCTATATATATAGAAAAACGCCTAATTCCCCTAATGGACGACTAGGAGGGCACCTTACCTCCTAGGCATCCACGCAGTTCGCTATTGTCTTTGTTCTTCTGTATGCCTTGACAAGTATGCTGTTTTGTATTACTAGTTTTTTCATATGTACATTCAACTATACATACTTTTACTAACATCGGTTTCTTTCTTTACAAATGCTACTTAATTTGGCAGGTACCCCTCGATGGTCTTGATCATAAGGCAGTGGGCTTATATTTTTGTCCATGTCTAGATGAACATGATGAATTACACACCACAGGGACACTTAAGAAGCTTTATCAAGAGTTGTCAGAAAACTCGAAAGAGTTTGAGATTGTTCTTATATACACACACGGCTGGTGCGAGCATCATGATGATACATGTGGTCGCATGGTTGAAGATTCTTTCTTGAATGAAATTAAGACAATGCCTTGGTTGGCACTTCCTTTTAACGACACAAATTGTAGTAAGAAGTTGCAGAGGATTTTCCAACAACCCCAAGAGCTCGGAGTGCCAGTACCGGCAAGGATGGTGATTATTGGACCTCATGGAAAATTCATCGAACTGTTGGGCACTCATATATTGTTGAGTTATGGTGCTCCAGCATACCCGTTCAGCTTTCGCAGTGCTGTCAATTTAGAGCTTGaaatgttaaaaaaattaaagctGGAGATGTTCTGGGATCTGGACACTGTCTTTATGCACACAAATGGGTCCCGAGTTCGATTTTCACAATATATTGGCAAGAGAATCATAATCTTATTTCAGAACGTCCCTGGTACATTTAACAGTTTTTGGAGGGAGATGAAAGCAAGGTATATTAGGATGAAGGGCACCGACGATGAGTTCGAAGTTATCCACATCTATAGGGGGGTCTATATTAATCGTGATAAGAAGATTGTAGCATCTTTCCCATGGTTTATGCATGCTCATCTTGATCAGGGCTCAGAAGCAAGGAAGTATATAAACCGTGTTTGGCCCGATGTTctgacaaattgtggacttattGCATTTGATCAGGAAGGATCGATTGTTAGAATGAAAAAAGACCCTGAACTTGGACAAAATATGGTATTTCCCTTTTATCAGGATGGAGATATGGAAAACGAGGTCTCGCTGCATGTGAGAGAGTACATTAATATTAAATGTAAATTAGAATGTGTAAATGAAGGGCCAGACCCAGAAGACTGCTACATGACATAATGATAATGAAAGTAATTCTGGATTCTGGTTTTTGTATATGTACTGTGTacaatgatgatgaaagtaaTTCTGGATTCTGGTTTTTGTATATGCGTTTATATGAAAGTAGCGACCAATGGTTGTGTGCTTGACTTGTCTCTGCAGCTGTAATGAAATCTATGAAGGAGGATTTTGGGCATCTGATATGGCAGCCTCCCAGGTAACTATATATTTTCTTTGAATCTGTTTTTGGGCCCGAGTtgtttttcttgatttctttgtgGTTTCTCGCTTCGAGCTGAGCTGCTGTAGTTTTAAGTTGCGGTTTTCGGAGGTTTCTGAGCAATTTGAAAGCCGTAGGTATTGTTTAGTGCTGCTGTGGGGTCTGCAGAATCAGGGTCTGTTTCTCTGGTTTTGTGTGTGTTATCTGTTGAAGCTATGCAGATGGGTCTGCAGGTTGCTTTCTGTTTTCGGGGGGTGGTTCGATCCTGGGGTTTCAATTTGCTGCAGATTTTTGTCTCGAGTCTGGGAGGATTTGGTGCAATGTTTTTTGTGGGATTTCATTTTTCTGCAAGATTTTGCTTCGGGTTCTgctgttgctttgttcaatttctGGATTATAGCAGTTCAGGGGTCTTGGGTTTTTGTGCTTCACGTCTCGAGCTGCGTGTAGAGAATTTGCTGGAGTATGGCAGGTTTATGTTTTTGCTGTGCTGCGTTTGATTTACATGGTCCTTGGGAGCAGATAGAGATTTTTTCTGTCTGCATTTTCCTGGATTTGTCGAGCTCATGGACTGTTTTTTGTGTTGGTGATTGGTGTGTGGTTGGTGTTTGGAGTGTGCATGTTTTTCTCTTCTTGGATGGGAGGCATAGGTAGTGCTGCGTGGATTTCATCTATTGGCTGGGAGTTGGCAATTTTCTCCTGGTGTTTAATTTGGAATGTCATGGTCTCTTTTGGAATGCTGCCTTTTGCTTGTTTAATTTGCTggtctatttgcttagactagctTTATTTTTAAGTTAGTGTTTTTCTCTTTCTCAAGCTAGTCCTTAGAATTCTTGGAGTTTTGTTTCAAGTCTTCTTTGTGGCTAGTTCAAACTCTTTGTATATTCTTTTAGTCTATTAGATTTTACGAGGCTCGACCTCATTTACCCAAAAAAAAATCCTTTACAAAAACCAAAACAGGGTAGCACAAACTGAGctgtttttgctttgattttaTACTAATATAAAGATATTCATGCATATCTTGGTTCGTTTTTTTACTTAATTTTCAGAGCTCATGATTAGGGGGATTTCCCTTGAAGGCATGCATAAATTTTAAATGGGAGTGCAAAGTGATTTTAAATAAGGATCTATTGGACAAACTCAAGTTATGGGGTTACAAAAGATATGACACACTTATTCGAGCTTGACAGATTCTAAATGGTTTTAGCTGTAATACTTGGTCATAGGTGTTGATGCTGTTGTTTTGTACAGTCCTCGAATTTTTGAGAAGGCTGGGATAAAGAGAGATGACCACAAGCTACTCGCCACCATAGGTATTGGAATCTGCAAAACTATTTTTGCTCTGATATCAACATTTTTGCTAGACAAAGTCGGACGGCGCTCACTGATGCTTTCGAGTATGGGGGCCATGGTAGTTGCTCTACTCGTACTCTCAGGCTCATTATTTGTTATTAATCACTCGCATCAAAAAATTCTGGGTTGTAGGCTGGAGAAGCAAGAAGAGGACAAAAAATTGATTCAGAATTCTAGGTTTGTATCTTCTGCTCAATTTTTGTGTTTACTGCTCCTTCCATTACAAATTATCAGGAATGCTTGCTTAGTTGCGCTTAAATTGGTAGTTTTCTGTTTAGAGCTTTTTTCTTTGGCCTTGCTATTAAACACTGTATACATAAGAAGAGCATTATTTGGCAAATACATATGAAGGATTTAATTTCGTTTCATATACAAATTTTGATTGCATGACAATGATACTCTGATGTCGGAAAATCTGCAACTTCTTATTGCTGTCACGAGCCATAAGACCAACGCCATTCTACGCAGACTCCTCAAACAAAGCCATTCTTGAACTAATAGAATAAGGGTTAACTTGATATTAAACAAAGAAAAAATTTATCTTTGATCCAATATTAAAGGATTAAGAAGCTACAGTATGGATCCTCTTAGTCATGTATGCCGCAAATCAAATatgtaaatttataaaattttgagaTAATACAAATAAAAGATTTTTAAGAGTTTAGGCATAAATAAGAAGAAATATTAAATATACTAAAGATTGTGTCATGAAATATCTTGATCCAAGCTGCAAGTTTCCAAATTCCTTTAATCTCATGTTCCATTATTTCCCACATGTGTATACAAAATCAGAAAGAGGGTCATTTGGACCACAGTTTGAATTACGTGATGACAAGGTAATAAGCAATTGAATATGAACAAACCAACATGAAACATAATTGCAGACCTTCTGTAGGAGGCAAGTTGACATTGAAAAAAGCTTTACTAAACCTGCTATCAGTGATGCTCCATGTTCCTGGATGATCCACTTACAATTAAGTTATCTTGGCACAGGAATTTTTTGGCTGCCGGAAAAGTTTAAAGCAATATAGTGCattaaaagaaaatgaaaacCATTTTCATATAGGATATATGTTGGTTTCGGACTCTTTGCTTTCTCTCTCCCAAACTCGATCAGATTCAAATCAAGTTGTAGAGCGAAGGAAAAAAACAATGGAAATGCCCTCCGTTTTAAACACAATTGATTTTATCGTGCAAATTTTATGTATAattactttaaaattattttcaatgaATTAATGTATGTGTATACCTGTACAGTTTTTGATGCATCTGTTTTGAGGGTATGCAGGCCGTTGCAATTCTTAGGAAATGGGCAGGCAGCCCTTGGAATTCCCAGGAAGTGGCCAGGTACCATAGCCATGGTATCATTATACTTACTTTCAGTGTTTATTTTATCTTTAAGTTTACATATTAATCCTGTGGGGGTTTAGGTTTATATTGAAGGAAAAAAACAATGGAAATGCCCTCCGTTTCAAACACAATTGATTTTATCGTGCAAATTTTATGTATAATTACTTTAAAATTCTTTTCAATGAATTAATGTATGTGTATACGTGTACAATTTTTTATGCATATATTTTGAGGGTATGCAGGTCCTTGCAGTTCTTAGGAAATGGGCAGGCAGCCCTTGGAATTCTCAGGAAGTGGCCAGGTACCATAGCCATGGTATCATTATGCTTACTTTCAGTGTTTATTTTATCTTTAAGTTTACATATTAATCCTGTGGGGGTTTAGGTTTATATTGAGCTCCATATAAATTGGGTTTTGCGGATTATCCATcttatggaagtttatgttgagcTCTCATACTCTCTTTGGACCTTAAATATATAATCACTTTCTTCCGAGCTTTGTTTGTTCATTATAAGATGCATGACATAATTAATTTATCTTTAATTTTGTACGTCTTTGTTCTTCTCTGTTTTTAGATATTTTCTGATTTATGTAGGATGCCTATGAACATCTCTTTTTAGTTAAGTATTCAGGCCGCTAATTGTGACCACAATGCGTTATGCATAAAGGCATGCTATTGAATTCAACAGCCACATTAAGTTTATTCATTCACATTTTTCCAGGCTTCCTATCAGATCCCTCAGATTTGGTGGTGTTGTATTGTAAAAACAGACGAAATTAAAGGAAAAAGCAAAGAACTAAATTGAAATATCCTATGCGTTTATATGAAAGTAGCGACCAATGGTTGTGTGCTCGACTTGGCTCTGCAGCTGTAACGAAATCTATGAAGGAGGATCTTAGGCATCTGATATGGCAGCCTCCCAGGTAACTATATATTTTCCTTGAATCTCTGATCGATTTAAAATTGATTGTTTAAAGCATAAATCATATATTTAGCTCTATTATCTCTCTTCCAAATAATATGTGTCTACATATAAAAAAGGAAGTTATAATAGGCTGTCGTGAGATCTTAAATTTAGCCCAATTGTGTATCTAAATTCTTTTAGGCGTAATTATAAACAATTTTTGCTTTTTATTTTCCCTTTATACTATTTCTTTAGGTTTAAATGTGCTTTGCTGAACTGCTTAAGTTGTAATTTAGGTGCAATATTTGGTAATATTCCACCAATAGTGGTGTCATTATTATTAAACTTATTTTGGATGTTATTTGTCGTATAAGGTTTACAATACTGGATCCATACCATTAACGGGTGAGTAGCTTTTTGAGTATCATGTGGAGGTGCACCTATCTGTCATGCCATCCATTCTGAATTTGATGGTTTTCTCCGTTTATGTGTTCTAGCTTGCTGATATGTTAGCACAGGCTACATACTATATTTTCCCTTTTTTCATCTCTTTTCATGTAATTAAAAGCTTTGTCCGAGGGGTAGGTCTAGTGAGTTTTTGGTGTTGTGGTTGGGGGTTTCGATGCTGGGTTGTAGTAGATCAGAGTTTTGGGTGGTTTTGGGACATGGGGAGTGCCCGAGGTGTGGATTCTGTCTGGAGTGGGGGTTTTATTTGCAGGTTTTTAGGTCTGAAGGTTTAGATGGGTTCTGTAGTGCTGTTGCAGGTCGTGTAGAGGGTCTGATTTTTTTCGAATGCTGGAGAGGTTTTGCTCGTTTTCAGTGTGGAGTTTCGCTTCGAAGTCGTGATGCTGTAGTTTCAAGTGGTGGTGCTGTTGTAACTTCGAGCGAAGTCTGCAGAATAGGGGAGTTGTTCGTGCAAAGTTTCTCGTGGTGTGACTTCTGTCTGGGGTTTTGGCTGGGTTTTGTTATTGCTGGAATTTGTTTTTGGGCCCGAGTtgtttttcttgatttctttggtaGTTGCTCTACTCGTACTCTCAGGCTCATTGTCTGTTATTTATCACTCGCATCAGACCGTTCCTTGGGCTGTTATTTTGGCAATAATTTCGGTGTATTGCTTGTGTCAGTGTTTAAGCATTATGCTCAGGATTACAACCCTTGTACCGATATAAAGAAAAGCTTCAACCTACGCAGGCTTCTTGGTGATATGCCTAGCATTGAAACTCTTAAGGGCAATATCATCAGCTGGGTAAAAGTTTAACAAATTAGATTTCTTTCCTTTTCTTAAATTAAAATATGTCTCTTGTGTTTTAATTTAATAATGTACATACATAGTTTTTGGATCCAGGTTTAACTTTTCACAATTATCTAACCTCaacaatggagaacttgaagacaCTGAAATTATGTAGTGTTGCATTTAATGACGTGTATGTGATTTCAAATGCTCTGTGCTTGCTCAGAAGTATGCCCATGTTGGAATGACTTGAGATAAAAGTGGTGAGTGCTAGTACTAAATTGTGTATTAATTGTTAAAATATTGCTGAAACTTAGATGAGGCACCAACtgataatttgttttgatttcaacTCACGATGCAATGTATATGTTACACTCTTGTAATGCAGGGTTGTGACATGAACTGTGGGAGAAACGTAGAGTTAACAGCTGGACAATATTTGGAATCACCAGATTGTGAGCATGTAACTCTAAACCAACTCCAAAATGTGAGCTCCTTTTATTAAAGCTTTGTGAATAGAAATTCAAATCTATGAGTTCAATGCACCTTAAATTACGTACAAAAGAGACAAATAAAttaggacggagggagtatcttGGAGGAGTTGATCTGGCCTCTATGAATTCTATGAATTGATAATAGAAAGTGAAGGTGACAGGACAAATATTCATGCAACTTAATTCTAGAAGGATAGAAAACAtgaccaggaattggtctttgaGACATGAGACCTATTTCTTAAAACAGGTACATTCAGTCAGAAGTATGTTCAGCTATTGAGCATTTCCCAAGAGCACCGTCTATTTGCATTCACTCGCTAGTCTTTCACCTCTATTGTTAATAACTCTCACAAACTGCAGTCAGATATTCTTTTTGTAATAAATTTTTGGATGATAAAACTACTAATCAAACTGAGCTTTGGACAAGCCAATTCACGATGCTATGTCAAATACAGAGTTACGTTTTTTTTCCACTGTCAAGGCAAAAGGAAAGAAATTGATGATCAACATTCAAGTAACACTTTATTACTCTATTAAAAAACCCGCCATATATTACCATTTCACAATAGAGTTCTCTTCACTCAGGTCCATTGTCAAATACAGAaattttgtcttcacttataTCAACACTGCAATAAAAGTGACTGATCAGCATTGTATGTCAAGAATGTAGACTGTTATTAATTTCAAACAGTATCTTAAGCCACAAGTATGAGCATCAAAAGTACATAATAATTGAAGTAGTCAAAATCAGAACGTTGTTTTATAACAGAAAAAATATATTGCAAAATCCATGAAATCTGGTAACATGTGACTTAGAAGCAAGATTCTTAACAGAAGTCCGCTTATCCAAAAAAATTCCAGTTAAAATATACTGATAGCCAAGATAGAAACAAAAAATTTGAGCAGAGTAGTGTTTTCTACGATTTAATAGCTGATCTAGGTTGTTACATGAGTAAAATGCCAGCCCACAAAGACAGATTGCTTAGCTAACTATATTTTCATAGATTCAGAGGGGTTAGATTTTACCAATTGAGCATGCAACTGGTGGAAATTTATAATGACAATATACATTTCTTAAATTAAAGAATGCATAAAAGGGATAGGGTATTTCCTTCAGACAGTGTTCATGAGAAGCAGCATAATGCATTCATATTTGGTGTAAATGTTAGAAAAATAATACAAGGTCCCTAATGTAAGATTTGGTGTTGATTACAGAGGTACGCCAATTGAATAATAAACAAAGCTCTTTTACATTTAGGAAGGGAAAACAATCAATCACAATGCACTCTGATAAATTAATAAAAGCATAGGATGATTCCCATAATGCCAAATTAGATAATCAGGCCCTCGAGGATTTCTTACCTAATCAGCCTTGTCCTGTTATTCTTGGACCAAATTGCTTGTAGAGAATTGTCTTGCTGGCTGCGTACACGTCCAAGACAGCCTCTGACACTACAAGCAGCTCCAAGTCACGCATTAGTTGCTCAAGGATTGTAAGTGAAACTAGGTGGTTACCAACTGTCTTCTCTAGCTGTGAAACGTGAAATGTATCTACTCGACTCATCGACTGCATCATGAAAGTATTCTACAACAATCAAATGAAGTAATGAATGATTAAATCACATTAACAGTAGTGAGAAAAATGAAGCAACCAGCACAATCTACACAATGTCTAATCTTTTATAATAA from Apium graveolens cultivar Ventura unplaced genomic scaffold, ASM990537v1 ctg8237, whole genome shotgun sequence harbors:
- the LOC141704778 gene encoding putative nucleoredoxin 1-1, whose amino-acid sequence is MQQPLSIQKLLATPERDYLVNNNGDQVPLDGLDHKAVGLYFCPCLDEHDELHTTGTLKKLYQELSENSKEFEIVLIYTHGWCEHHDDTCGRMVEDSFLNEIKTMPWLALPFNDTNCSKKLQRIFQQPQELGVPVPARMVIIGPHGKFIELLGTHILLSYGAPAYPFSFRSAVNLELEMLKKLKLEMFWDLDTVFMHTNGSRVRFSQYIGKRIIILFQNVPGTFNSFWREMKARYIRMKGTDDEFEVIHIYRGVYINRDKKIVASFPWFMHAHLDQGSEARKYINRVWPDVLTNCGLIAFDQEGSIVRMKKDPELGQNMVFPFYQDGDMENEVSLHVREYINIKCKLECVNEGPDPEDCYMT